A part of Perognathus longimembris pacificus isolate PPM17 chromosome 18, ASM2315922v1, whole genome shotgun sequence genomic DNA contains:
- the LOC125367056 gene encoding zinc finger protein 709-like gives MAVFTSNKSAEGAHAGKKAQACPPVEEASQRPSDHKTHNRTHTEEKRHECLICGKVFKRPSVLKTHSLLHTGEKPYECRTCGKAFTSPSSRAAHERIHTGEKPYECRTCGKAFSGPSQQTVHERIHTGEKPYECHTCGKAFRHSFQRAAHERTHTGEKPYECRTCGKAFRQSSQRASHERTHTGEKPYECHTCGKAFSLSSDRARHERIHTGEKPYECRTCGKAFTIPSYCATHERTHTGEKPYECRTCGKAFTSPSSRAAHERIHTGEKPYECRTCGKAFSRPSQQTVHERIHTGEKPYECHTCGKAFRRSFHRAAHERTHTGEKPYECRTCGKAFRQSSQRASHERTHTGEKPYECHTCGKAFSLSSDRARHERIHTGEKPYECRTCGKAFTIPSYCATHERTHTGEKPYECRTCGKAFTSPSSRAAHERIHTGEKPYECRTCGKAFSRPSQQTVHERIHTGEKPYECRTCGKAFRRSFHRAAHERTHTGEKLYECRTCGKAFTTSYSCAIHERIHTGEKPYECRTCGKAFTTSSYCAIHERVHTGEKP, from the exons atggccgtctTTACATCCAACAAGTCAGCG gaaggagcacatgccgGAAAGAAAGCACAAGCATGTCCTCCCGTTGaggaagcctcccaaaggccaagtgaccataagacacataacagaacacaCACGGAAGAGAAACGGCATGAATGTCTCATCTGTGGGAAAGTCTTCAAAAGGCCAAGTGTCCTAAAGACACATAGCCtactgcacactggagagaaaccctatgaatgtcgcacctgtgggaaagcattcACTAGCCCATCTTCTCGtgccgcacatgagagaatacacactggagagaaaccctatgaatgtcgcacttgtgggaaagccttcagtggGCCATCTCAACAAACTgtgcatgagagaatacacactggagagaaaccctatgaatgtcacacctGTGGGAAGGCCTTCCGTCACTCATTTCAACGTGCCgcacacgagagaacacacactggagagaaaccctatgagtgtcgcacttgtgggaaagccttccgtCAGTCATCTCAACGTgcctcacatgagagaacacacactggagagaaaccctatgaatgtcacacctgtgggaaagccttcagtctctCATCTGATCGTGCaagacatgagagaatacacactggagagaaaccctatgaatgtcgcacctgtgggaaagcattcACTATTCCAAGTTactgtgccacacatgagagaacacacactggagagaaaccctatgagtgtcgcacctgtgggaaagcattcACTAGCCCATCTTCTCGtgccgcacatgagagaatacacactggagagaaaccctatgaatgtcgcacttgtgggaaagccttcagtaggCCATCTCAACAAACTgtgcatgagagaatacacactggagagaaaccctatgaatgtcacacctGTGGGAAGGCCTTCCGTCGGTCATTTCACCGTGCCgcacacgagagaacacacactggagagaaaccctatgagtgtcgcacttgtgggaaagccttccgtCAGTCATCTCAACGTgcctcacatgagagaacacacactggagagaaaccctatgaatgtcacacctgtgggaaagccttcagtctctCATCTGATCGTGCaagacatgagagaatacacactggagagaaaccctatgaatgtcgcacctgtgggaaagcattcACTATTCCAAGTTactgtgccacacatgagagaacacacactggagagaaaccctatgagtgtcgcacctgtgggaaagcattcACTAGCCCATCTTCTCGtgccgcacatgagagaatacacactggagagaaaccctatgaatgtcgcacttgtgggaaagccttcagtaggCCATCTCAACAAACTgtgcatgagagaatacacactggagagaaaccctatgaatgtcgcacctgtgggaaagccttccgtCGGTCATTTCACCGTGccgcacatgagagaacacacactggagagaaactgtatgaatgtcgcacctgtgggaaagccttcactacgtCATATTCCTGTGCTATACATGAGaggatacacactggagagaaaccgtatgaatgtcgcacctgtgggaaagccttcactacatCATCTTACTGTGCTATACATGAGAGggtacacactggagagaagccctga